A single region of the Actinoplanes sp. SE50/110 genome encodes:
- a CDS encoding VWA domain-containing protein, whose protein sequence is MSFSWPYALTALLLVPLLPAARWWFNRRRKRASLVVSDLGLVRAAVPGRGAWRRRIPAALLLCGMLALALGVARPQATVAVPRANASILLAIDVSGSMCSTDVAPNRLAAAIDAARTFIERSDRGTRIGLVAFSGTAGLVVAPTTDRKELIRAVGRFRTALGTAIGEAILTAIDAIAEYNPAVAASGVDLISDNSGGFQPDTIVVLTDGSNTTGVDPLIAAGQAAARHLRVFTIGFGTTTPGPMVCDPGQVTSGSFRGGPDPGGAGGGSASGQSLEIDEKSLVAVAETTGGRYFRAADAGQLNSVLTDLPAEIGLHRQKTEITMWYVLGGTLLTFTGLTLSLWWSRPSLKPTRK, encoded by the coding sequence ATGTCCTTCAGCTGGCCGTATGCCCTGACCGCGCTCCTCCTCGTCCCGCTGCTGCCGGCTGCGCGCTGGTGGTTCAACCGTCGTCGGAAGCGGGCCAGTCTCGTGGTCTCCGATCTGGGGCTTGTTCGGGCGGCTGTGCCCGGGCGCGGTGCCTGGCGGCGGCGGATACCGGCGGCGCTGTTGCTGTGCGGGATGCTGGCGCTGGCGCTCGGTGTGGCCCGGCCGCAGGCGACCGTTGCCGTGCCACGGGCGAACGCGTCGATCCTGCTGGCGATCGACGTGTCCGGGTCGATGTGTTCGACCGATGTGGCGCCCAACCGGCTGGCCGCGGCGATCGACGCGGCTCGGACGTTCATCGAACGCAGCGATCGGGGGACGCGGATCGGGCTGGTGGCGTTCTCCGGGACCGCCGGGCTGGTGGTGGCACCGACCACCGACCGCAAGGAACTGATCCGGGCGGTGGGGCGGTTCCGGACAGCGTTGGGGACCGCCATCGGGGAGGCCATTCTCACCGCCATCGATGCGATCGCCGAGTACAACCCGGCGGTGGCCGCGAGTGGGGTGGATCTGATCAGTGACAACAGCGGCGGGTTTCAGCCGGACACGATCGTGGTGCTGACCGACGGGTCGAACACCACCGGGGTGGATCCGCTGATCGCCGCCGGTCAAGCCGCGGCGCGGCATCTTCGGGTGTTCACCATCGGGTTCGGGACGACGACGCCCGGGCCGATGGTGTGTGATCCGGGGCAGGTCACCAGTGGGTCCTTCCGGGGCGGGCCGGATCCGGGCGGGGCAGGCGGCGGGAGCGCGTCCGGGCAGTCGCTGGAAATCGATGAGAAGTCGCTGGTGGCGGTGGCCGAGACGACCGGCGGGCGGTATTTCCGGGCGGCCGACGCCGGACAGCTCAACAGCGTCCTCACCGACCTGCCCGCCGAGATCGGGCTGCACCGGCAGAAGACCGAGATCACCATGTGGTACGTCCTGGGCGGCACCCTGCTCACCTTCACCGGGCTGACGCTGTCGCTGTGGTGGAGCCGTCCCAGCCTGAAACCCACCCGAAAGTGA